The window CGCCCGCGGTCATGTGCGGGTTCAGGGCCTCGTGGAACGTGTAGCGGCTGAAGTCCTTCGCCTCGTTGATGACGTCCGACTGGCTGATCGAATTGAACAGGACCTTGCGCTCGCGCGTGATGTTGTTGACCGCGAGCTGAACGGAGGCCGACAGGCCCCCGACGATGAAGTCGACCTTCTCGCTCTCGATCAGCTCCAGCGTGCGGGTGGCGGCCTCGCCGGGGTTCAGCTTATCGTCCCGCACCAGCAGTTCGGCCTGCCGCCCAGCGAGGCCGCCCGCTTCGTTGAACTGCGCGACCGCGAGTTGGGCGGCCGCCACCTGGTTCTGCGCTTCGGCGCCGTAGGGTCCCGTCAGCGGGGTCGGGAAGCCGATCCTGATCGGTCGCTCCTGCGCACGCGCGCTGCGGACGCCGAAAGGCGTCGCCGCGAAAGCGAGGGCGCCGGCCGCGGCCGTGAGCACCGCCCTGCGTCCCACGGCGTCCGACGCGGCTTCGTCCACCATGCTCCCTCCTCCCGTCTCAATCGGTTCGATCCGTGATGCTCACCTCGCCCCAGCCCGGCTGGGACGATCCTCTCATTTGATCGCGAGCGGATTGATGGGCGAGCCGGTGCCGCCCGTGATGACGAGCGGCGGCCCGCAGAACAGGAACTCGTAGACGCCGTCCGCCGCGCAGCTCTCGGCGAGTTCCTTGACGTAGAACATCTCGCCCATCGTCAGGCCGATGGCCGGGATGACCACCCAGTGCCAGGGCTGCTGGACTTCGCTCGTCTCGTTGGGCCGGACCTCGACGCCCCAGGTGTCCGAGCAGATCGCCGCGATCTCCTTGGCGTGCGACCAGTAGCAGTTCTCGAACCGCACGCCGGGCGCGTCGCCCCCGGCGTAACCACCCCACTGACCTTCGTGGAGGCAGCGCTCCTGCTGGCCGGTGCGGACGATCACGAAGTCGCCGCGGCCGACCTCGACGCCCTGTGCCTCGGCGGTCGCGTCGAGGTCGTCGTTGGAGATGGGGTGGCCGTCCTCGAGCCACGGCACGCCCTTGTGGCGCGCCACGTCGAGCAGCACGCCGCGGCCCACCATCTTGGCGCGGGTGTGCTCGATGCCGAGCTCGCGCACGCCACCGCCGTCCACGAGCTTGGCGTCGAGCCCGTTGTACATCTTGTCGTCGAGGAAGATGTGGCCGAGCGAGTCCCAGTGGGTCGCCGCCTGCACCGGCATGTTCAGGGCGTCGTCGGCGAAGCGGAGCTTGTTGGTCTCGTCGAACCGACCCGCCACGGCGTCCGTTCCGGTGGCCAGCATCGTGTGGATCGGGTTCCACCGCCCGCCGAACAGGCCCGTCTGCGGCCCGTGGCGGTCGAGCGGGATGCCCATGGCGAAGACTTGGCCCTTGCGCACCAGCCCGGCCGCGGCGGCGATCATCTCGGGCGTGACGTGGTTCAGCGTGCCGATCCGGTCGGCCTCGCCCCACCGGCCCCAATTCTTGAGCTTCTCCGCCGCTTCGTAGATGGCGGCTTTGCCGGCGCCGATATCGATGGTCATCGTGGTGGGCCTGCTCGGATGTCGGGAAAGGGTCGCGGGCCGCGAGCGATCCTGGCCGGAGCGGATGGACGCGCCCGAACGCTGCCGTCCCATCGTCCTCCCTCCCTCGCCCCGCCGTCCGCGGGATCGGGCATCAGCGGCCCGTCTTGTTGACCAATCTATAAATAAGTGTGAGATCGCGTCAAGCGACCGATCGAGCGCAGGCGGCGGAAACGATCAAGCGAGGTGTCATGAACGAGGTCGGTGGAAGCGCCGTCGCGGCGCAGCGGTCGATCAGCGTGAACGGGGTAGAGCGGCGCGTCGCGGCGCCGGATGCCACGCCATTGCTCGCTGTCCTGCGCGATGAGTTCGATCTGCGTTCGGCACGCTTCGGCTGCGGGCATGAGCAGTGCGGCGCATGCATGGTGCTCGTCGACGGCGTGCCGCGCTACAGCTGCACGCTGCAGGTCGGAGAGGTGGGGGATCGCGCCGTCGTCACGGTCGAGGGGCTCGGCACGCGGGAGCGCCCTCACCCGATCCAGACCGCCCTCATCGACGGGCAGGCCGGCCAGTGCGGCTATTGCCTGTCCGGAATCCAGATCTCGGCAGCAGCGCTGCTCGCGCGGGACCGCGCGCCCTCGCGCCGCGAGATCGTGGAAGCGCTGGAGCCGCACCTGTGCCGCTGCGG is drawn from Lichenibacterium dinghuense and contains these coding sequences:
- a CDS encoding cyclase family protein; its protein translation is MTIDIGAGKAAIYEAAEKLKNWGRWGEADRIGTLNHVTPEMIAAAAGLVRKGQVFAMGIPLDRHGPQTGLFGGRWNPIHTMLATGTDAVAGRFDETNKLRFADDALNMPVQAATHWDSLGHIFLDDKMYNGLDAKLVDGGGVRELGIEHTRAKMVGRGVLLDVARHKGVPWLEDGHPISNDDLDATAEAQGVEVGRGDFVIVRTGQQERCLHEGQWGGYAGGDAPGVRFENCYWSHAKEIAAICSDTWGVEVRPNETSEVQQPWHWVVIPAIGLTMGEMFYVKELAESCAADGVYEFLFCGPPLVITGGTGSPINPLAIK
- a CDS encoding (2Fe-2S)-binding protein; protein product: MNEVGGSAVAAQRSISVNGVERRVAAPDATPLLAVLRDEFDLRSARFGCGHEQCGACMVLVDGVPRYSCTLQVGEVGDRAVVTVEGLGTRERPHPIQTALIDGQAGQCGYCLSGIQISAAALLARDRAPSRREIVEALEPHLCRCGAHNRIVRAVECAARAMAGADA